Proteins encoded within one genomic window of Brassica rapa cultivar Chiifu-401-42 chromosome A09, CAAS_Brap_v3.01, whole genome shotgun sequence:
- the LOC103842345 gene encoding UPF0481 protein At3g47200, which translates to MDFSTLPILRQASDSSDKITSADPYPMDPLLDLESGTNHELSKPVPGVWRVPTTDLCCIYRVPNCLRRVSPEAYTPQSVLIGPLHYSLKLQALKSRGDITNARLMDYLNMEEHKKFYLAEFAKRPEGKNIIDGFKRVIKEDEAVIRASYLESTAWIKSPKFVEMILHDSVFILEFMLRCSVEAATTEKTWDPLIDEPCLAQEINRDLILLENQIPFFILEKLFDPTVSKLRKKTFHQLTIKHFEFQDEKGSDAKFRHFTDLLRRVRVETVPDHAFERCYESMYQMYNADKLDGGGIKFEAVKNPLSVLVTFEKGVLKIPKFLADDDAEITIRNIMALEQCHYPFNSHVSTG; encoded by the coding sequence ATGGATTTCTCAACGCTTCCTATTTTGAGACAGGCTtcagattcttcagacaagaTTACATCTGCCGATCCATACCCTATGGACCCATTGTTGGATCTTGAATCCGGCACAAACCATGAGTTGAGCAAACCTGTTCCAGGCGTGTGGCGGGTTCCTACTACCGACCTTTGCTGTATCTACCGAGTCCCAAACTGTCTGCGTCGAGTTAGCCCCGAAGCATACACGCCTCAATCAGTCCTCATCGGACCTCTTCACTATTCTTTGAAACTCCAGGCTCTCAAGTCTCGTGGAGATATCACAAACGCAAGGTTAATGGACTACTTAAACATGGAAGAGCACAAGAAGTTTTACCTAGCGGAATTCGCTAAAAGGCCTGAAGGGAAAAATATCATTGATGGATTCAAGAGAGTGATCAAAGAAGATGAGGCTGTGATCAGGGCAAGCTATCTGGAATCAACGGCTTGGATTAAATCCCCAAAGTTCGTGGAGATGATCCTACATGACTCTGTTTTTATACTAGAGTTCATGTTGAGGTGCTCTGTGGAAGCAGCAACAACAGAGAAAACATGGGATCCTCTCATTGACGAACCATGTCTTGCACAAGAAATCAATAGAGATTTAATCTTGCTCGAGAACCAGATTCCATTCTTCATCCTTGAAAAACTCTTTGATCCAACAGTTTCAAAACTTCGCAAAAAGACATTCCACCAATTAACCATCAAACATTTTGAATTCCAAGACGAGAAGGGAAGCGACGCAAAGTTCAGACATTTCACTGATTTGCTAAGGCGTGTCCGCGTGGAGACTGTTCCAGATCATGCTTTTGAGAGATGTTACGAGTCCATGTATCAAATGTATAATGCGGATAAGCTAGATGGTGGGGGAATTAAATTTGAGGCCGTGAAAAACCCTTTGTCGGTCTTGGTTACATTCGAAAAGGGTGTTTTAAAGATACCCAAGTTCTTGGCTGATGACGATGCGGAGATAACGATTAGAAACATAATGGCGCTTGAACAATGTCATTACCCGTTCAACTCTCACGTTTCTACTGGGTGA
- the LOC103841897 gene encoding uncharacterized protein LOC103841897, whose protein sequence is MEEQNDAVSRGESSLFDGSAHWWWAMGSGAQIMWGVRCIRRGYAGDNRLMPVKAFGIASLFVGAIATTSVAFLSASGIHTVQDAIDMGASIRTNLGITPQIPDKQITEADDTS, encoded by the exons ATGGAGGAGCAGAACGACGCCGTTAGCCGCGGCGAGAGCAGTTTGTTCGATGGATCTGCTCACTGGTGGTGGGCGATGGGAAGCGGAGCTCAGATCATGTGGGGAGTGAGATGTATTCGGAGAGGTTACGCCGGCGATAACCGTTTGATGCCGGTCAAAGCCTTCGGAATCGCATCACTCTTCGTCGGCGCGATAGCCACCACCTCCGTCGCGTTTCTAAGCGCCTCTGGGATCCACACG GTCCAAGATGCGATTGACATGGGAGCTAGCATCAGAACGAATCTGGGAATCACTCCTCAGATACCTGATAAGCAGATCACTG AGGCGGACGATACATCATGA